The genomic DNA GGACCAGAGCCGTCATCGTCCTTGTGTAGAGCCGTTGAGGTAGGTTGATCACATGGATGTGTCAGTCTATACACAATGCTTGTTTTGGCTGTCGCTCGCCTTCATCTTTTACGCCTATGCCGGGTATCCCCTTATGCTGCTCCTGCTATCCGCGATCCGGAATCGGCCTGTGCAAGCGGCGCCTGTCTGCCCAAGAGTATCGTTCATTATTACGGCCTACAACGAGGAAAAGCGGATTCATGACAAGCTGACGAATACGCTTCGGCTGGATTATCCGCGCGACCGGATGGAGATCGTCGTGGCATCGGACTGTTCCACGGACGGGACCGACGATATCGTGCGATCGTTCCAGACCTCCGGTGTGCGCCTCATCAGATCCAACCGAAAGGGCGGCAAGGAAGCCGCCCAGCAGCTGGCGGTTGAATCGACGGATGGTGAAATTCTGGTCTTTTCCGATACCGCCACGATCCTGGAGCCTCAAGCCGTTTCGTCCATCGTGAAGAACTTCGCCGATGAATCGGTCGGATGCGTCAGCAGCGTGGATCGATTCATCGATGGAGACGGCGCGGTCAGCGGGGAAGGCGCGTATGTACGCTATGAGATGTGGCTGCGCAAATTGGAGACGAGGGTGAACACGCTGGTCGGCCTGAGCGGTTCGTTCTTTGCCGCGCGTCGCACTGTCTGCCGTGAATGGGCTCCCGATCTGCAAAGCGACTTCAATACATTGCTCAGCAGCGTCCGCCTTGGGCTTCGCGGCGTGGCCGATCCGGACAGCGTGGGCTACTATCATAATCTCCTCGACCAGCGAAAGGAGTATGAACGGAAGGTCCGCACGGTCGTCAGGGGCATCTCCGTGTTCATGCGAAGCGTATCGTTATTGAACCCTCTGCGGTATCATTTATTCGCCTGGCAGTTGTTCAGCCACAAACTGTGCCGGTGGCTGGTTCCGTTCGCCATGATCGCCGCACTGGTCGCAAACGGCTGGCTGGCTCTGTCCTCACCGGTCTATCGAGCCATCTTGCTCGTCCAGGCCGGCTTTTACTCTTTGGCACTGGTGTACATGTTGTCACGGCGGGTACCGAGCGTCGGGATGCTGCGAATCCCGTCGTTCTTCGTCATGGTCAATCTCTCTATTCTCGACGCGTGGATGCGGTATTTCCGCGGCGAGCGCATCGTGTCCTGGACTCCATCGAAGCGATAAAGAAAAGTAAGGGAACGGTATGGGGCCTCATGCCATGACGAAACAAGCCCTCCGGCGGTTCGGCTTGATGGTGAGAGGCATCTTTCTGCTGATCGGCCTGTGGTCGTTGGTATGGCATCCAGAACTCATCCGTCCATGAGTGTGGTCAAAAGGGAAAGATGATCGGGGAACTGAAATTGATGGCATGGAGGATCTTAGCGGAAGGGTACTATTACTCCGGTATGCCTCGTGCCCGACATCGAGGGCGGGTGGCCATCCTGACCTACCATCGGGTCGTTTCCGAGAGCCTGGTCCGTGAAGAGCATATTCAGCCCGGGATGTATGTGTTGGATCGGTCGTTTGAGGACCACATGGCCTACCTCAAGAAACAGTTCACGATCCTGCCGATCGAGAGATTGGTGGAGATGAGGCAGACCGGCCGGTTGGAACCGGAACGAGCGTATTGTGTCGTGACGTTCGACGATGGCTGGCGGGATAATTATCAATACGCCTTCCCCTTGCTGAAGAAATACGGTATCCCCGCGACAGTCTTTCTCGCCACCGACTATATCGGCACGTCCAACTGGTTCTGGCCGGACCGCCTTGCATGGTTGATCGGTCAGGCTCGTGGGAACAGGACCGAGGACGCTGTGCAGGAGGCGATCAATACTGTGCTCAGGGAGATCCCGGACATTGGGGTGGAAGCGATGAACCGATGGCTCGCGCGGTGCAATGCGAAGAACCGTCTCGACGCGGATACGCTCATCGAATGGTGTAAAGACTTAGACCCAGAGCTCATCGCCCGGTTCGTGGAACGGCTGGGATGGGCGCTCAAGATAGACCTGCCTCAGAAGCGGGTGCTGCTCAACTGGGATGAAGTTCGGGAGATGGCTTCTCATGGAGTCACGTTCGGGTCGCACTCCTGTACCCATCGAATCATGACGAAAGTGGCGCTCTCGGAAGCAGAGCGTGAACTGAGCGGATCGTGGCAAGCGATGCTCCAGCAGGGGATTAAACCGGTCCCGGTCTTCTGCTATCCCAACGGCAACTGCAATCAGGAATTGAAGGATTCGGCAAGAAAGAGCGGGTATCTCGCTGCAGTCGGCTGCACAACCGGTTTGGTCGGGGATGGGTCGGACGATCCGTTCGACCTCAAGCGGGTCGGATTCCATCAAGATATTTCATCTTCAGTCATACACTTTGCCTTGGCGTTGTCCGGTCTGAGATGACGAGCCCGATCCGCGACAAACAACTCTCGTCCCTCGATCCCCCTGTACTGATCACCGACGGGAATGAACGGGCCGCACTTGCCGCAACGAGGGGGCTTGGACAGGTCGGCATCCCTGTCATTGTCGCGGCCGAAACCGAATCCTCCCTGGCCGGGGCAAGCCGATACTGTACCGATAAGTGGAAGTACCCCTCGCCACTGAGCGATCCATCAGGTTTTATTGAGAGTATTAAGAGCGCGATACAAATCAATGGAGTATCGTTCGTATTCTCAATATCGGATAGCACCACCCAAGTCCTTGCGAGAGTGAAAGAAGGGCTCGGCCTGGCCGGGGCCGCGATTCCATCATGGGAGGCCTATGACTTCGTCTCGGACAAATACCGGTTGATGGAGCTGGCTCAACAATTGAGTGTCCCGACTCCCGGCACCATTTTCGTGCCGGATGGAAACATCGATGGCATCGCTGAACAAATCACACAATACCCTGTCGTGGTGAAGCCGAGCCGATCATTGGCGCAGGTCGACGGAAGATGGACAAAGACCACAGTGCATGTGGTCTCATCCAGGAATGAATTGATGGAACTGTACAAGCGAACTCCCTATCTGTCTTCACCGTCGCTCATCCAGCAGAGGATCGAGGGAACAGGTCAGGGCATTTTCGGCCTCTTTGACCAAGGGAAACCTCTTGCCCTCTTTGCTCACCGGCGGATTAGGGAAAAGCCTCCCGCCGGCGGAGTAAGCGTGTTCCGCGAAAGCATCGCCTTGCCTGAGCCGATGACCAGTTATGCGGTGAGACTCCTTGAACGGGTAACATGGCACGGCGTCGCCATGGTGGAGTTCAAGGTGGACCGTGAATCGGGCGTGCCGATGTTGATGGAAATCAATGGGCGGTTCTGGGGATCACTGCAGTTGGCGATCGATGCGGGGTTAAACCTGCCGCATTTACTGCATCGGATGGTAAACGGGGTTTCGGAGATTGTTCCGAGGGACTCGTATCGGGTCGGTACGAAAAGCCGGTGGTTACTCGGTGATCTCGATCATCTTCTTTTGAGAGTGACGAGATCAAAGGAAAGCCTCGATCTGCCCCAGACTGCTGAGTCGCGGTGGCGGTGTCTGAGGAATTTCTGCAAGTTGTCCGTGAGCGATCTTCACTATGAAATCGAGCGGCGGGATGATATGGGCCCGGCCAAACTGGAGTATCGGGCCTGGCTGACCGACGTGACCGGTGCTTCCATCTGGGACGTCCTCCGCGCCATGAAGAAAGGCCTCGACTACTTGTCTGCCCCCGGTCGCGCGGCTAGGCGTCTCTATCACCGTTGGATTACTCGCGTGCCGGGCACGGTGACGTCGGTCCTGTTCGTCTGCCAAGGGAATATCTGCAGAAGCCCGTTTGCAGAAATGTATTTTCAGTCCCTGCTGAAGGGCCGAGGAATGGGCCTGACTGTTCGCTCCGCCGGGCTCGGCACCACTCCGGGGAAACCGGCCCACTGGAACACGAGAACGTCTGCGCGTGAACATCACGTTTCCCTCGATGATCATGCCACTACCCAGCTTGACGCCGACCAGGTAAACAACTCGGACCTCATCGTCGTGATGGAGGTGGCGCAAAAAAAACGCGTGCTGAATCTTTATCCGGAGAGCAAGGGGAAAGTCGTGTTGCTCGGATGCTTTGATGCGAAGGGCCCTCTTGAAATCGCAGATCCTTACGGCCGGCCCATTGAGCACTTCAGAAGCTGCTTCAGCCAAATCGTTCGCTGTTGCGACAGTCTGGCGGAGGAGCTGGCGTCGGCGAGCAGAAGCATGGTACCTCCTCCCGTCCTGCCCCATCCTTCCAAGAGCCTATGAGTCCCCACGTTCCAAAGCAGACGATCCTTCATTTGTCCACCACCAGCGGACCAGGTGGAGCGGAGCGGGTAATCAGTTCTCTGTCATCCTCTCTCAATACGGAGGGTCGACGAGTGATGGTTGCGCTTTTTCGCCCGGG from Nitrospira sp. includes the following:
- a CDS encoding Glycosyl transferase, group 2 family, which translates into the protein MDVSVYTQCLFWLSLAFIFYAYAGYPLMLLLLSAIRNRPVQAAPVCPRVSFIITAYNEEKRIHDKLTNTLRLDYPRDRMEIVVASDCSTDGTDDIVRSFQTSGVRLIRSNRKGGKEAAQQLAVESTDGEILVFSDTATILEPQAVSSIVKNFADESVGCVSSVDRFIDGDGAVSGEGAYVRYEMWLRKLETRVNTLVGLSGSFFAARRTVCREWAPDLQSDFNTLLSSVRLGLRGVADPDSVGYYHNLLDQRKEYERKVRTVVRGISVFMRSVSLLNPLRYHLFAWQLFSHKLCRWLVPFAMIAALVANGWLALSSPVYRAILLVQAGFYSLALVYMLSRRVPSVGMLRIPSFFVMVNLSILDAWMRYFRGERIVSWTPSKR
- a CDS encoding ATP-grasp enzyme-like protein, which encodes MTSPIRDKQLSSLDPPVLITDGNERAALAATRGLGQVGIPVIVAAETESSLAGASRYCTDKWKYPSPLSDPSGFIESIKSAIQINGVSFVFSISDSTTQVLARVKEGLGLAGAAIPSWEAYDFVSDKYRLMELAQQLSVPTPGTIFVPDGNIDGIAEQITQYPVVVKPSRSLAQVDGRWTKTTVHVVSSRNELMELYKRTPYLSSPSLIQQRIEGTGQGIFGLFDQGKPLALFAHRRIREKPPAGGVSVFRESIALPEPMTSYAVRLLERVTWHGVAMVEFKVDRESGVPMLMEINGRFWGSLQLAIDAGLNLPHLLHRMVNGVSEIVPRDSYRVGTKSRWLLGDLDHLLLRVTRSKESLDLPQTAESRWRCLRNFCKLSVSDLHYEIERRDDMGPAKLEYRAWLTDVTGASIWDVLRAMKKGLDYLSAPGRAARRLYHRWITRVPGTVTSVLFVCQGNICRSPFAEMYFQSLLKGRGMGLTVRSAGLGTTPGKPAHWNTRTSAREHHVSLDDHATTQLDADQVNNSDLIVVMEVAQKKRVLNLYPESKGKVVLLGCFDAKGPLEIADPYGRPIEHFRSCFSQIVRCCDSLAEELASASRSMVPPPVLPHPSKSL
- a CDS encoding putative xylanase/chitin deacetilase, producing the protein MIGELKLMAWRILAEGYYYSGMPRARHRGRVAILTYHRVVSESLVREEHIQPGMYVLDRSFEDHMAYLKKQFTILPIERLVEMRQTGRLEPERAYCVVTFDDGWRDNYQYAFPLLKKYGIPATVFLATDYIGTSNWFWPDRLAWLIGQARGNRTEDAVQEAINTVLREIPDIGVEAMNRWLARCNAKNRLDADTLIEWCKDLDPELIARFVERLGWALKIDLPQKRVLLNWDEVREMASHGVTFGSHSCTHRIMTKVALSEAERELSGSWQAMLQQGIKPVPVFCYPNGNCNQELKDSARKSGYLAAVGCTTGLVGDGSDDPFDLKRVGFHQDISSSVIHFALALSGLR